The Gloeobacter morelensis MG652769 genome contains the following window.
GCGACACCATCGCGCCGGTGCCCGGCAGTGGCGATGTGTCGGTGGCGCAGATGACCTCCAGCCGGACGATGCCGGTGCGGGTGCGCGTCGGGGACGGCACCGGTTTGCGCTACGGCGACGCTGTTTCCTCTGTAGCCCGCATTGAGGGGTCGCAGTTGGCGGTTACCTTTGACGAGCCGGTTGCCCCCGGCAGCACCGTCAATATCGAGTGGATGGCCTCCAACCCGCAGGTCGAGGCCACCTATCTATTCGACGTGGTCGCCTACCCGGCCGGGGACGCGCCGCGCGGCCAGTTTCTGGGCTTTGCCCGCCTCAACGTCGGGACAAACTTCTAAAGCAATCCAGGCGGCCTTGCAATGAACCAATTTGTTCCTTCGGGAACCCTACCGCCGCACTTTTGTCTGGCTACACTATCAGTCAGGTAGTGCACGGATAGTAAGCCATGAAACGCAACTGGGTTGTACATGTGGGTTTGTGGCTGGGGTTGTGCGGGAGCATCTCCCAGGCGCTTGCCCAGGAGCCTCCTGGGGCCTCCCCAAAAACCGACAGTGCCCCGCCGCCGGAGTTGCCCTCCCTCGCTCCGCCCCCGTCGGCCCCTGCGAGCGACGAGCTGGACGTGCGCTGGACGAAGCCTTATGCCGAGGCGGTGCAGAGCAAAAGCGATCTCATCATCCTGGGGGAATCCCTCGATGCGACGATGAGCCGCATCGAGCTGGCCCGCTGGCTTACGAACGTCTTTGAAATCCGGCCCGCCGCCAAGAAGAAGGACACACCGATCAAAGATGTGCCCAAAAATAGCCCCGATTATTTCAACGTCCAGGCGCTGTTGCAGGCCGGGGTGATGTCCGCCTATCCGGGCAGTCTGTTTAAGCCCCAGGGCGATCTCACCCGTCTGGAGGCGCTCGCCATCTTCGGGCGCGCCCTCAAGCTGGCTGCACCTTCCAAACCGGCGGTCGAAAGCTGGCTGGGTCTGTACAGCGATACTGCAGCTGTACCCCAGGCGGGGCGCGAATTTATCGCCGCCGCCGCCCAGGCGGGATTGGTGGTCAACGTGCCCGACGCCAAAAAGCTCGGCCCCGACGATGTCCTCACCCGCGGCGAGGTGGCGGTGCTGATGCACCAGTCGCTCGTCTACCAGAAGAAGCTGGCGGCGGTGGAGGCCCCGGTCGCCCAGATCAAGATCGAGCGGCCGACGATCGCCTCGATTCAGGTGCAGCCGGACGCCAAGGTCACCCCCGGCCAGGCGGTGACGGTGACGGCCAAGGGCACCCCCGGCGCCCAGGCCAAGTTCGATCTGGCGGATCTGGCAACCGGCGTGGCGATGCAGGAGAGTAGCCCCGGCGAATACACTGGTACCTACAAAGTCACCGACAAAGACGCCATTATCAACCCGACAGTAACGGTGCGCCTCGACCGGGGTGGCCTCGCCACCCAGGCCCAACGGATCGCCAAGCTAGAGGTGGGCAACACCCGCACCGCCCAGGCTCCGAGGGATACCTACCCCGACGACGAGCTGCCTCCGATGCCCTCGCAGTCGCCGCGGCGGGCCGGCGGCTTCGACAACAGCTACGGCTCGCGTTCAGCCGCCGCCCCAAGCAGCAGCCCCCGCTCCGCCTACGACGACGACGGCTTCCCGGCCGTCCCGCCCCCGAACAACAATGCAGGTGTCTCGGGCAGTTTCGACAGCTACAGCACCCGCGGCGGCTACGGCTACGGCAATCCGAACCCCTACGGCACCAGCCCCGGCGGCGGCAGCTTTGGCACCAGTCCCTACGGCACCCGTCCCGGCAGTCTGGGCGGCAGTTTTGGCACCAGCCCCTACGGCACCCGTCCCGGCAGTCTGGGCGGCAGCTTCGGCGCCCCCGGCTACGGCAACCCGCCCATCATCACCCGCCGCAGCAGCGGCGATTTGTTCAGTCCGCCTTCGCCCTTCGACCCGGTGCAGCGTCCCAATCGCCTGCGCATCCGCCAGGTGAGCGTCGATCCGGCCAACCGGGTGCTCCACAGCGGCGATGTGCTCACCGTCTCCCTTGAGGGTGACGGCGGCGGCAAGGCCACCTTCCGCATCCTGGGCTATACCGGCCCGATCACCATGAAGGAAATTACCCCCGGCTTCTACGAAGCGACCGTGCAGATCGGCAAAAACATCAACGTCCCGGGCGGCACGATCGAGGTGGCCCTCGAACGCGAAGGCCAGCGCACCACCCGCAATATCAACGAATCGATCAACATCTCCTCGAACCGCTAGTCAGCGGCACAGCCGTACATCCACACCCATATCCAAGCCTTCCCAGCCGCGATCGGCCGTAAGCACCGACAGAGTAGATTTCAAGGAGCGCGGAGGCATCCAGAACGTAGGCCGCGTTGTTCACGCATCGCTCTCTTGCCGGGCCTCCAGCCGGCGCTCTTCAATCAGGGCGCCAGCCCAGTCCGCGCCTGGGCTGGTGTTTTTGTACAGTCCTTGCAGTTTGGTAACTTGGGCTCTCAGGCCAACCAAACGCAGGCTACCGTCCGGCTGCACAGTCAGAACCAGCCGATCGCCCTCGCGCAATCCCAGCTGTTCACGCACAGCAGCAGGCAGAACCAGACGACCTCGCGCCCCCAAGTTTAATGTGTGGCTGTGGGATAGAGCTGGATTGTGACTCATCACTTGAATTGGCCATGAATTCGGTTGCACCCGAGGTAGCCCATGAACTATCAAGTTCACCCCGGTTCGCACCGGTAGTCATCAAAGCCCGGCTTCTGCGACTATGTCTCTGCAACCCGATGGCGTATCGAAGCGTTCCCACGGCTGCATAAATTTTCTCAGTGGCGACTAGTGGTTTTCTGCGGTTGGCAAGTAGGTATTCAACTGTGAATCCTGGCACCTCGGCCAAAAAGACTATCAAAGACAAACACAACATGTAAACTCGTGGGTACAAATGCTTTTTGAGAGGCCATCGGTGAAACCTTCCGACAGCGATGTGACCCAGTTACTTCAGCAATGGAGCAGCGGCGACAGGCAAGCCCTCGACAAGCTCTATCCGCTTATTTATAAAGAATTGCATTTACTAGCTGAGCGCTGCACAAGATACGAACGGGCTCATCTCACCTTGCAGGCGACTGCACTGCTCAACGAAGCGTACCTGAGGCTGGTCGATCAACGTCGCGTACCTGCCTGGCAGGACCGTATCCATTTTTATGCGGTCGCGGCCAAGGCGATGCGCCACGCCCTTGTAGACTATGCCCGCAATCGCCAGGCGGAAAAGCGTGGAGGCGGTTTTGTGCATATTCCCCTGGATAAAGCGGGAGAAATTGCTGCGAACGGCCACGAGGAGGGGTTCATGGCACTCGAGAACGACGAGGAGTTGCTGGCTTTGCACGCAGCGTTGCAAAGGTTGACGAAATTCGACGAGCAAATGGGCCGGATTGTGGAGTTGCGCTATTTCGGCGGGCTCGGCAACGAGATGGTCGCCCAGGAATTGGGAATTTCCGTTGCGACGGTAAAACGGCGCTGGAGCCTCGCAAAGGCATGGCTGGCGCGGGAACTGCAAGGGTGAACACCTTCGAAAGGTGGCAGCGGGTTGGTGCTCTATTCGACCGGGCGGTCGAGCTTGATCCTGCTGAGCGTTCTTGCTTTTTCGCCAACTTGAATGCTGAGGATGCCGGGCTGCGAGCGGAGGTCGAATCGTTGCTCGCCTGGCATGAGCAGGATACAGATTTTTTGGAAGCGCCGGCCTTTTCGGTGGTGGGCTCACGGCTTGGGGCCTACCGGGTACTGCGCGAGATTGGCAGGGGTGGGATGAGTGTGGTGTATCTCGCCGGTCGGGCCGACGCTCAGTTTCGCAAGCAGGTGGCCATCAAATTGCTCAAGCCGGGTTGGGAATCCGCCCATCTGGTGGAGCGTTTTCAACTCGAAAGGCAGCTATTGGCCAACCTCGAACACCCCAACATCGCCCGCCTGATCGACGGCGGCGCGACCCGGGAGGGGCGGCCCTATCTGGTGATGGAATACGTCGACGGGGTGCCCATCGACGAATATTGTCGCCGGCAGAGGCTCTCCCTGCCCGAGCGGCTCAAGCTTTTTTGCCGCGTGGGCGCCGCGGTCCAGTACGCCCACCAGAACCTGATTGTGCACCGCGACATCAAGCCCGGCAACATCTTGGTGACCGCCGAGGGCGAACCGAAGTTGCTGGACTTTGGCATTGCCAAGCTGCTCGACGCGGCGCCGGGTGTGCCTTTGCCGCAGCCGACGGCGACGGTCACCCGCATGCTCACGCCCACCCACGCAAGCCCAGAGCAGTTGCGCGGCGGGCCGATTACCACGGCAAGCGACGTCTACTCGCTGGGGGTGCTTCTGTACGAACTGCTTACCGCGCGCTCGCCCTACCAAGTTTGCAGCGAGGATCCCCAGGCTTTTTGGCAAGCGGTCTGCCACGAAGAACCGCAAAAGCCCAGCAGCACTGCCGCAGAGCCGCCAAGCGGTACCGCGGCTCCGTGGCGGCGGGCTCTAAGGGGAGACCTTGACAACATCGTCCTGATGGCCCTGCGCAAGGAACCGGCCCGGCGCTACGGGTCGGTCGACCAGTTGGTGCGGGACATCGAGCGCCACCTGGAGGGGTTGCCGGTTGCAGCTCGGGAGGATACCTGGCGGTACCGCACGAGCAAGTTTATCGGCAGAAACAAAGCGGCCGTGACGGGGGCGGTCCTGGTAGTCCTTTCGCTGGTTGGGGGGATGGCGGCGGCCGGGTGGCAGGCGCGCTCCGCCCAAATCCAGCGGGACCTGGCGGTGCGGGCCGCCAATTCGATGGTGCACGAGATGGCTGGGGGGCTTGGCCAAATGCTCGGTCCGACGCAAAGCCGCCTGGGACTGTTGGTCCGCGCCGGCGAGATTTTCGACGAGGTGAATGTCCAGGGAGGAACCACCGCCGAGCTGCAGCGGCAGAGCGCCGAGGCGAATCGGGTGCTCTCCCAGGCTTACCGCCAACTCGGCGATTATCGCCGCGCCTCTAAGCGGGCCACCCTTGCGGTGCGCCAGGCCCGGGCCTTGGCGGGCGACGCGGGTTCGACCCCCCAGGGCAAAGCGGTGCTGGCCGCGGCGCTGATGGAACTGGGGGATGTCCTACGGGACACCGGGCAGGCGGAGCAGGCGGAGCGCCTTTACGGGCAGGCCCGGCCGTTCGCCGAAGCGGCAGCCGGGGCCGCCGGCGCCCCGGCAACCCACCGCCGCAATCTGGCCAACCTTCTGCAGCGCCAGGGGGATATTTTTTATAACGGCGGCAAGCTGGCGGAGGCTGAAACCCTCTATCTGCGCAGTGCCGGCATCTACCAAGACTCGCTTGCCCGCGGTGAAGGGACGGCGGAGGCCTACTCCGTCCACGCCATCGGCCTTGAACGATTGGCGGACATGCACTACGCCGCGGGCCAAGTCGACCGCGGCTGCGAGCGCTATCGCGAAGCTCTGCAGATGCACCGCCGCGCGCGCGCGGGAGCGGCCGGACATCCTTTGCTGTTGCAGCGCCAGGCCATCGGGTTGCAGAACGCCGGTTGGTGCGCCGAGCAGCAAGGCCAGCAAAAAGCCGCCCTGGAGCTGTACCGCGAAGGGGTGCAGCTGCAACGGCAGCTCCTCGCAGCCGACCCCGCCAACATCGGTGTGCGGCAGCACCTGATGGGCGGGCTGGGCACGATCGGCGCTCTGCACACGGTCCGCGGCGAGACCGCTCTGGCGGTCTCCCAGTACCGCGAAGCCTTGGCCTTCGGCAAAACGTTGCAGCAACAGAAAATCGACAATGCGGAGGTGAACACCCTCTGTGCCGAGCTCGCCTGGATGCTGGCCCTAGCGCTGATCAAGCAGGGCAAAACAGCCGAGGCCGAAGTGTCGTTGGTTTAACGTCAGTTCGGGTTAAGCATTGAGCTGGTCGGCATCAGACGCCACCGACGGCTTGTTCGGTTTGTGGCAGTAGGCAATCAACCCACACACCAGGTTCACCAAAAAATTCACTTCGCTGCGATGGCGGGTGTGCTCTATCTGCGAAATGTTCTTCAACTGGTCATTGATTGCTTCGATGATCCCGCGCTTGCGCAACAGCAGTTTGTCCGTCATCACCATCAGCCGATTGGTCATCTTGCGCCGCAACTTGGTGATCAGCGCCATGCCCAGCTCCTCGCGCAATTGCCTGCCAAGCTTGCTGCTGATGTAGCCGCGGTCGCCAAACACTTTGCCGTGCAAGTCTTTGAGCAGTTCAGGCACAGGCTTGCGATCGTCAGTGTTCCCAGCCGTCACGCTCATCGCCAGCAATTCGCCGCGCTCATTGACCACCAAGTGCAGCTTGAAGCCGTAAAACCAGCCCACCGAGCTTTTGCCCCAGGCGGCCAGACCGACAAAGACTTTGTGGGCGTGGACGCGGCGCACATGGCAGACGGCAAGTGGAGTCGAATCGATAAAACTGATGCCGGTGCAGGGGCCAAAACAGTGGCGCAGGTAGGCACTGAGCGGCATAAGGGTAGAGGGCATCCACTCGACGAAGCGCGCGTAGCTGACCAGTCCAGGAAAAGCGCTTCGCCAGTAAGCGCAGACCATTTCGGTGTAGAAGGCCTTGAAGTGGCGGTAGGCGGATTGGTGAAAAGCAATCAGAATCGTCAGGATTTCGCTGAGGCAGAGTCGGCGTGGCCGTCGCCTGTGTCGCAGGCCATCGTCGAGCAATTGTTGCTGCCAGAGCGGTTCGAAGCGTTGGCAGAAGTCATCGACATGGCAAAAGAGCGCTTCTAGACTGGGCATAGCGAGCGGTCCGTGGCTTGTGATGTGCTAATCCCAGCCTAGGCGGACCGCCTTTCCTTATCCCGAACTGACGTTTACTTATTTGCCAAGCATAAATGCTTGGTCCCCTTATGGCTGTCCTGACGCACCGCTCACTGATGGGCGAAAATCGGGTATTCTCCGCCCGCACATGACTATGGACCTCACGCCACAACAGCAACTGGCCGGCAAGGAGCATCTCGATGCTGTTGCAGCTATCCTCTACCAGAACACCCCGCCCAAGCAGCTGACCACTCTCGAAGGCATCGAACTCGCCGTCCGCCAACACATCAACCAAGCCGTCGGACCCCAGTTCGTCCTTTTTTTGTCCAGACAATGAGCGATAGTCGGCTGCCGGCGGATCTGGATCTGGCTCTGCTCAACCGTTTTGTCGATCCTGACAACGAGCCGGGGGCCATCAAAGCTTTTCGCGATGCCCTGGGCGAAGTGCGCTAAAATCCGAATTTCGCCGCCTACGGTAAGACCATGCTGCGCTTTTTGACCGCCGGGGAGTCCCACGGGCCGGGGCTGACCATCATCGTCGAGGGCATTCCCGCCGATCTGCCCCTGTTGGCCGAGGACATCGACCGGGATCTGGCCCGCCGCCAGGTGGGTTTCGGCCGGGGTGGCCGGATGAGCATCGAGACCGACCGGGTCACCTTTCGGGGCGGCGTGCGGTTGGGCCGCACGATCGGTTCGCCCATCGCCATGACCCTCGAGAACCGCGACTTTAAAAACTGGGCAGTGCCGATGTCGGTTTCCCCGGTAGATCTGGGCGACGAAGCGGTGCGCGCCCAACTGGAGGCCAAGCGCATCACCCGCCTGCGCCCCGGCCACGCCGACTACCCGGGGGCGGTCAAATACGGCCTCGCCGACGTGCGCAACATTCTTGAGCGCTCCAGTGCCCGTGAGACCGCCTCGCGCGTCGCGGCCGGAGCGATTGCCAAGCAACTGCTGCGCCAGTTCAACATTCACGTCCACTCCCACGTCGTCGAAATCGGCGGCGTCGGGGCGGGTGAATCCGTGCGTCCCGCCCTGCCCGCTTTCGAGGCGTGGAAAGACCTCTTCGAGCGCGTCGAGCAGAATGACCTGCGCTGCCATCCGGATCTCTATGAGCGGCTGCGCGCGCGCGTCGTCGAGGCCGCCAAGGGCGGCTACACCCTGGGAGGTGCTGTCGAACTGGCGGCCTACGGCGAGATTCCGGTGGGCCTCGGCTCCCACGTCCACTACGACCGGCGCATCGACGGGCTACTGGCCGGAGCGGCAATGTCGGTGCACACTGTCAAGGCGGTGGAAGTGGGCATCGGCACCGCCGCCGCCCGCGAGACGGGCGCCGATGTCCAGGATGAATTTATCAATGCAGCAGGCGAAATCGCCCGCACGAGTAACCACGCAGGCGGTATCGAAGGCGGGATGACCAACGGCCAGCCGGTGCTCCTGCGCGCCTACCTCAAGCCGCTACCGACCATGCGCAAGGCCCTCAAGTCGATCGACCTCATCACCCGCGAGCCGTTCGAAGCCCACTACGAGCGCTCCGACACCTGTGCTGTCCCCGCCGGGGGCGTCGTGTGCGAAGCGATGATGGCCATCGTGCTCGCCCAAGAGCTGCAGCGCAAACTGGGCGGCGATTCGCTGGCGGAAATGCTGCGCCACGCCGGGCGCGGACCGGTCTGAGCAAATCGACCGCTTCGTCTTTGTGATAATCTGCTCACAAAGGAGACTGCCATGAAGCCAATCTTGAATGTTGCCGATGCTCCCATCCGCGAGCTTGAAAGCGGCGAGCACTTCGCCTGCCGTCTGGCGCAACTGGCTCATCCTTTGGGTGCAAAGTCCATCGGTGCCAACGTGACGCGCGTTCCGCCGGGCAAGGCCGCCTTTCCGTTTCACCACCATTACGCCAACGAAGAGCACTTTTTTATCCTGAGCGGCAGCGGCACACTGCGCGTCGGCTCCCAAACCTATCCGGTGGGGCCGCACGACTACATCTTCACCCCGCCCGGCGGGCCGGAAACGGCCCATCAGCTGGTCAATACCGGGCATGCAGATCTGGTGTATCTGGCGATTTCGACTCTGCAACTGCCGGAGGTGGCGGGTTATCCAGATTCAGGCAAAACGGGCATCCGGGTCACCTACGACGCCCCCTCCGGCTCCGCCGGGAACGGCAGATTCTTGATCGCCGATACGTCCAAGGACGAAGTGAGCTACTGGGACGGCGAAGACGGTCGTGCCATCGCCCAGATGCAAACTGGGACACCGGCACCGTAACACGGACGCCGGGTTACCGCTCCGCCTGGGCTTGCGTCGTACCGTCCCGGTAGATCTGGCCGTTTTTGATTACCAGCCGGACCTGGCGCAGGGTTTTGATGTCCCGCGCCGGGTCGCCTTCGACCGCTACGAGATCGGCAAGCAATCCGGGTTTGATCTGACCAATACTGGTTTCCATGTGCAGCAAACGGGCGTTGACCGAGGTGGCCGCCTGCAATGCCGCAAGCGGTGCAAGCCCGTACTCGACCATCAGTTCCAGTTCGCGGGCATTCTCACCGTGGGCAAAGACCCCGGCGTCGCTGCCGTTGCAGATGGTCACTCCGGCGGCGAGGGCCGCTTTAAAGCTGGCGCGCTTTTGGGTGAGTGCCTCAGGTTCCGGGGCGGACCCAGGCCTCCAGCCCCGGTAGCGCTCAACCGCTTCGCTCGCCGCCAAAGTCGGACAATAGGCGACGCCGCGCCTGGCCATCAGTGCGAAGACTTCGCCCGTACCGGCATCGCCGTGCTCGATCGTCTCGAACCCGGCCAACGCTGAGCGGCGCATCCCTTCGGGGTGGGTGGCGTGGGCGACGGCGGGCCGGCCGCTGCTGCGGGCCGCCTCGACGATCGCGCTCAGTTCGGAGGGCAAAAAAGTGGGTTGTACTTCACCGTTCGGTCCCCAGCGGTAGTCGGCGTAGACTTTGATCCAGTCAGCACCTTTACCAATCTGATCGCGCACGACCCGGGTGAGCCCTTCAACGCCGTCCGCCTCCTCCGCCCCCTGGGGTACCGCGTAGGCCGGGTCGAAGCCCTTCGGCCCGTAGGAGCCGGTGGCCACAATCGCCCGGGTCACTACCACCAGGCGCGGCCCCGGCACGACACCCTGGTCGATGGCCTGCTTAAGGCCGACATCGGCGTAACCCGCCCCCTCGGTCCCCAAGTCTCTGAGGGTCGTAAACCCGGCCATCAGCGTCCTGCGGGCCGCCGCGACGGCACGCGCGACGCGCAGAGTCAACGATTCTTTGAGTACCTGGTCGTCCCAGAGCGCTTCGTTGTAGGGGTGCAACAGCAGGTGCGTGTGCAGATCGATGAGCCCCGGCAGCAGCGTCGCACCCGGGAGATCGATGATTTCGGTGCCACCCGGAACACCCACTTCGCCAAGCGGCCCCGCGGCTGCTATCCGCTCCCCTTTGACCAACACTACCCATCCGGGGCGTGGCGCGCTCACACCGTCAAAGACCGCCGCCGGTTTGAGCAAGTAGCTGCTTGCAGTTTGCGCTGCTGACGGTCGGAGACTCAATACCAATACAGCAATCACCAAGAGGAGAACTTTGATGCGCCCGCAACAATCTCTGCCCAAACGCTCGCCTCCACTACCGTTTCCTTATCATGCCTTTCATTTTGTACAAGCTTCGGTATGGTCCGCAGGAGCATCGAGGATGTCACCCCCGATGCGCTGATGCAACTGTCCATAGGGCAATCAAATTAATCAATACTTCCGGGATATAACGATTCTGGTTAGTGAGGACAATGATGCCCCGCGGTGTCAGCCCGGATTCCCTGCGCAACCTTCGCCCGCGCTCTCGGTTCTATGGCGAGCCGAAGAAAACTCGGGAGGTCTCGGTCACCGAGACTGGCTGGCGGGGTGTACGCGCCCTGGCCGCTTCCCTGGACCTGTCCGTGTCGGAGTTGCTCGAACGACTCGGCCGCGATCGACGGCTCCTCGATGGCGCCGGCGAACTGGAGTATCCCAATGAGCCAGACGAGTTTTGAACAGATGACCACTGCCCAACTGCGCGCCTACGTGCTTGAGCACCGCGAGGATGAATGGATCGCCTTTACGCCGCACCCAAGACGGCGAGCTTCCCCGCAGGCGGTGACATGCGAGCACAGCTCGAAGAGGTGCTCCGCCGCCGGCGCGGTGAGCACTAGTACCTGCCAGAAGACTACGCCCGATCGAACTCTTCCGGCGTCGCGTTCTAAGCAGCTCGGAATCAACAGCACCAATTCTTTAGACTTACTCCGGTGTTAGACTGAATCTTGACTTGTAGGGAGACAGTCGATGACCGTCGAGCAGAAAGTGCGCGAGCGCCTGGCTGCGCTTGGAGTAAGCAATCCGAGCGTGGAAGTGGAGGAAGAGTTTTTGGTGAAGATCGTGTTGCCTGCGGACAGCACAGCCGATCTGCGCCGGATCCAGAGCGAGATGAACGCCCTGGATGTCTGCGTGACCCGCCTGGTCAAAGCAGGCGAAGCCTGATGTCTTCGTCCGGACTCTGGTAGGATTCCGGAGTTGCTTTCGGAGAGCCCGCCATGGATTCGGATTTGCTCAGTTTGCTGCCCCGGGTGGAAGCGATCGACCGCCGCACGTTCATTGTGACCACCCTGGCGGCAGGTTTTGCCCTGGCGGTCTTGCCGGTGGGAGCGGCGACCATCAACACCGACACCACCGGACTGACCGCCGGGGAAGTGAAAATCCCGGTCAAAGACGGCGAGATCCCCGCCTACCGGGCGATGCCCGCCACCGGCAACAACCTGCCGGTGGTTCTGGTCGTGCAGGAAATTTTTGGCGTCCACGAGCACATCAAAGATGTCTGCCGCCGCTTCGCCAAACTCGGCTACTTCGCCATCGCCCCCGAACTGTACGCCCGCCAGGGAGATGTCTCCAAGCTGCAGGACATCAAGGCGATCTCCGAGGTGGTGAGCAAAGTGCCCGACGCCCAGGTGATGTCCGACCTCGACGCCGCCGTAGCTTACGCCGCAAGCACCGGCCGGGTGAATGCCGAGAAGCTGGCCGTCACCGGTTT
Protein-coding sequences here:
- a CDS encoding dienelactone hydrolase family protein, which codes for MDSDLLSLLPRVEAIDRRTFIVTTLAAGFALAVLPVGAATINTDTTGLTAGEVKIPVKDGEIPAYRAMPATGNNLPVVLVVQEIFGVHEHIKDVCRRFAKLGYFAIAPELYARQGDVSKLQDIKAISEVVSKVPDAQVMSDLDAAVAYAASTGRVNAEKLAVTGFCWGGRITWLYAAHNPKVKAGGAWYGRLVGQSSPNTPTYPVDVAPKIKGTVLGLYGGQDQGIPVSTVEQMRKVLKESGNPSEILVYEQAPHGFHADYRPSYRPEAAQDAWQKLLAWFKKYGVA